GTGGACGTGTTCCAGTTGCAGTTGAGCGCCTCGGGGATTTCCAAATCCGGCAAGGTGCTTTTGGCCGCTGCAGACTCTTGCTGCCCTGGCGGCGCCAACTGGACGAAGACAGCGGTGACCGTGACACCCCACGCCGCCGCCAGAACAGACGAACTCGATGTCGCTGGCGTCTGGAGCTACCTCTCCAAAGAAAAAGACCTCTCGATCGGCGAGACGTGGCGCTTGCGGTTTATCATCCAAGACGCGGATGCGCCCCTGCTCAAGGACTTGAAGGACAATGCCCCCGCCTCGTTTGTGAAGATCGGACTCTATTCCAAATCCGGGAAAAACGATGTGATCCTCCCAATCCTCACTCGACCGACGGATGCATCCACGGCATTTGGACAATTGGTGGAGGCGGATTTGGTGGTTCCTGCCTCTGAGAAATACCAAATCGGGCTTTCCGGATATTCCACCGGGAAGCTGACCATCGAGGGCTTCAACGCACTCTCCGTACGGTTAGGTTCCGATTCTACCTGGCTCAAGAATCCATCGAACATGAACACCGACGATTGGAGTCGGGTCAAGAGCGTTCGTGTGCAGGTGCTGACACGTGCCCCTGCGGACAAGAGAGACTATTACAGCAAATTCACCGGTTTGGCCAATTACCAGCAAACCTCTTCCGCCCCAGTTGGGGAATTCAACGCGACGGACTCCTCCATCCGCGTCCTTCTGGACCACCATTACCCGGCAGGCAACAATGGAAAATTCTAAACGCCCCGCCTCGCGCCAGGGCATGGCCATCTTCGCGGTCCTCTCCCTGATGGTGGTCTTCACCGTATTGGGTGTGGCGGCCATCACGATTGCCCAACGCGACAACGCCGCCAGCGGAAATGTGCTGGACATCAAACAACGCGAGGCCGCCGCTTACGCTGGTTTGGTGTACGCCCAGAACGAGCTCACGCGCGACCCCGACAACCTGCTGGCCATCCTGAAAAGCTGGCAGGACAAGACCGTATACGCCAGCACCACCGGCCCCTTCGTGCCCTTGTACCTGCAATTTGACCTTGCCGCCAAGGTGGCGCTGACCACCACCGACCCGGGAATGTTCCAGATTCCCGGGTCCGATTCCAAGATCAAGGTGGAGGTCACCGGAATCAGCTTGCCCTCTTCTTCCGAAGAGCCCCGCATCGCCTTGCGATCCACCGGGTCCAGCCTTTCAGGGGACGAACAGACCATTCTGGGCGTTTACCAGATCAAAAACATCCGAATGAGCGCCAATCAGGCCACCCTGCCGATTACGCACCCATTTTATGTTAGCGGCGGCGGCGACTGGAACAATACGATCAATATCATTGATGGCAATGCGTACTTTGGAAACAACACTCACCTCAATGGATCCGTCAAGGATGTAATCATTCAAAATGCCGGATTGCGAGTGTATGGGGACTTCACTTGGGATGATCTGGGGACCTTCAGCGTCGATAAAGATGTTTACATCAATGGCAATTTTTTAATGCACAGCGTAAAAGGCGCGGTGAATTTCAAGCAAAACCTTGTGGTCACGAAAAATCTCGAGTATGCATCGACAGGCACAAAGATATCTGTCTTTCGATCGCTTTATGTATTAGGAAACCCGGGATTCACATCACTACAAAAAGAATTCATCGATATTGGCACGGGAGTTGGAGTGACGGACGCCATTTTTTACGTCCCCAACGGCGAACTGGTCATGGGTACGGATTCCTGGATCCGCGTCAATGGCTCGGCATTCATTCGCAAGCTGAGCGGCTCGAGTGCGGCTCCCTTCATTCTGGATGTCACCAATCGGCTTGAACTGGCCTCCCTCGGCCTTACACAAACGTTCGCCGGTGTTGGAAGTTGGGGCCAGCTCGTGGCTCGCTCAGCAAGCGCGACAAGCTCCATTAAAAATACGCCCGTGTCCAATCCAGTCGCCACTTGGGCCATTTCCCGGGTCTCAGATGGAATCCGTATCGGGAGCGGCACATTTCCTTTCGATTCATGGATCGGATCAACGAATTTCACACTGGGCGCTTTGGGTGATAGTGTTCAGACCAACGGCGCCCATGTCATCAATTCGAACAATGTGTCGAATTTTTTTGTGAAAGGCAACTATGTCAATTATCTCGGGGTTCTGCCCCCCACCGCAAACCTATCCCCAGCCACCACTACCGAGGGTTTCGACTCCGACCCAGCCATCACGCCGAAATCGCCCCAAGACCTAACTCAAAGCCTTCCGCCCAGCGACGTGAACGATCGCGAGCCCACCCTGGACTGGGTCACGGATGGTACCGCCCTCAGCAAAGCCTGGACGGCCACGGCAAGCACCAGCTGCAAAGAGGCAGCCAAAATTTGTGGAAGATCCATTCAAGAAGCTTATGATGCGAATAAATTAGCAGGCGGAACAAATTTCCATAACGGTTTTTTCATTGTTCTACTGGCCGGGCCCGAATGGGGATGGGATAAGAGCGGAACGGAAACCTCAAAACTAAAAGGGAAGTTCTTGTTCTATGCCGCCAAGGACATGAGCGGTTCAGGTCAACCATGGCCGACAACGGATGGAAATTCGACTCCTTCGAATCCAAAAAATGTGATTTTTGTCTATGGCAGTGGACCGAATAAGATTTTTGCGGGATTCAGTCCACGCCACACCACGAATCCCAGCCTTCCCGTCGAATTTACAGGTTATGTGCGTTACGACGCGGCAAAGTGTGAGGATATTACCTGGAATCCAGAGACCGATTTGACATTCCGCGGCGCAGTTCATGTCGTGGGACCAAATCCGGACACCAAGAACTCTTCACGTTGCATAAAATTCACCATCAATTCCGGGAACAATCCCAACACGGCTAAGCCGTACCTTACAACCTTCCAATTTGATCAACCGGCACTCAACGCCATCGGCGCTGCCTTCGGCAACAATTTCGTCATCAAGTCCGATGGATCGACGCTTCCCGTCACGCCTCCTGAGTTCCTTCTGATGGAAAACTGGGTCCAGATGCGGACCTTGGGCGAGCTGCGGTAAACCTGTTTACCAGCTGGCGGCGCTAGCTTGACCACTCGATCTCGGGGTGGTCCGCTCTAGCGCATCAGCGTCCAGCTGGCCGATCCGTGCGCATCCTTCGCGCGGATCACCAGCACGCCGCGGTCCTGGAGAGGAATCAGCGAGACGGGCGCTGTCAGGATCCGCTCCGCCAGAATCCGTCCGCGCAGGTCCGCGACCTGGATTTCCACCGGTTGCGCGTTGGCGGAAAGTCCGATCTCGAGTCCGTTGGATGTGGACTTCACGTTCCACTTGGCAGGGACCGGTCCCTTGCGATTCACCGGAGATTCGCGAGGGTCGGTCTCCAATTGGTCCACCACCAACCGGCCGGTGTCGTCACTGGTCCATTCCAACCGAAGGAGTTGGGTTCCCGCCTCGAAGCGAATGGAATCCGTGGCCAGGGCCACCGCTGAGGGGCCATCGTTTCCAGGCGTGACCGTAAAGCGGGCGACGTCCTTGCCATCCAACTTGGCGATCAAGGTGCCCACGCTGGAGACCGAGGCCCGCACGAGAAGTCTGGCAGTCTGGGAAGTTGGCGAGGCGATGACATATTGGGCCCACGATCCAGGGAGCAGGTCCAACTGGACACGACCACCGGTGCCGGCGCGCAACGCGTGATCGAATGCAACGATGGAAAACGCCCGCCCATCGATCTTGCCGGGCACGACGAGCGTATCGTAGCGCGCGCGCGAGGGGATGTCGGCGAGCAGGGCAGACCGGAAATAGGCTCCACTGGCGGTCAGATCCGTGGCCGACCACGAGCCGTCCTGCGAGGCGGAAGAGACCAAGGTCGCGGAACTTTCGCGCCCTTTGGAAATCGACCACCCACACCACGAGACCCCTAAGGTATCCAGGAAATCCTTCCAGCGACTCGCCTTGGGAATATCCGTCTTGGCCTCGGCGGCCGACGAGGTGGAAAGCTGGCTGACGAACACGGGCAGCTTGGCGTCGGTCACCTTCCGCACCCGCTCGCGTTCCAATTTGTCGTCGGATTGCAGATCCAACCGTTGGGAGTAGAGCACATTGGCATCCACCAGAGGAGAGGCCAGGGCCGCATCGGATTCCCGGCTGAGACGGGGAGTGGAGACAATCACCACGTTGGAGCTGTGGGAACGAATCACCGCAAGGATCTCCTCATGCAACTTGCGAAGCCGGTTCCAGTCGTAATCCTTTCCGGAAAGGCCGTCGTACGGCTCGAACAGCACATTGGGCTTGTTCCCGTAGACCATGGCCATTTCCTCGAAGAAGTCCTTTGCCTCGTCCGGATGATCGGAAAGCGAGTCTTCGTGCCAGGAAACCACCACGTAGATCCCCCGCTCGATCCCTCCCTGGATGAGCTGATGGATCTTGGCCTTCGAGAGATTCGGATTGTTCCGGTATGCTTCGAGAGCCGATATCTGGCTGATATCCATGCTGGCGCGCACCACCGAACACCCCCAGTCGGTGGCCAACCAATCCACAACGGAGCGATTCCAGTGCGAGGATTCGTCCTCGGCGCCAAGGTTGCCCAACGACATGCCGACCAGACGCACCTTCTTGCCGGTGAATTCTCCCACCAGGCCACCCTCGCGGATGGAAAGCTTCCCGTGGAGAGATACCGGCGAGGCCGCGTTCCCAAAAATCGGGAAAAGGAGAAGAGCAGCCAATGCGGGTGAGAAACGGCAATTCATGATCCCCTGCCTTCTGGAAACGATCCTCCATGAATGTAGCAGGAGTTCACAGAAAACAAGGCGCGACAATGTGTTAGCGAAGCGACGAGCCCGACTCCAGCCGCTCCCTCAATCCCCACAAGGCCTTGGGCGACAATTGAACATCCGCCTTCGGTGGATCGACGATCGCGACGCAGTGGAACTGGTCCACCGAGGTATCCCGATGGATGGGGCACCCCAAGGGCAAGCCGGACGGCGAGATGTAACTGGCCACCACCGGCGACTTGGCGTCCTTGCCACGGCGAATGACCACCCCGATTTCTCCGTTTTCCAGGAGCACATGGTTTCCAGGAGGGAAAATGCCCAAGGCTCTCACCATCGAGGTCGCCACATCCGCCCGAACGAACTTCCCGAGCCCACGGAGGATTTCCACCAACGTCAGATTGGATTTTTCCGTCGCCGCCCAGTTGCGACGTGTCACACGCGCAGTGTACATGTCGCAGATCCGCAGAACCTGGGCAGCCAATGAAACTTGATCCCCCACCATTCCCAAGTAGCCTGATCCATCGATCGATTCGTGGTGGTAGCGTACCGCGTCCAGCCATTCCTGGTCCCGAACCCCTGCCGCTTGCAGAATCTCGAAGGTGGCCTGGGGGTGGCTTTGCATCGCCGCGCGCTCCCCGTCTTGGATCGGGCCATTTCGTTGATTCAAGGTTTCGTGGAGATCCAACAAGGACATGTTCATGGTCAGGGAGGCGCACACCAAGGACTGGCGCGCGGCGCGCGGCATGTCGATCGCCTTGGCGACCGCCTCCGCGGCGATGGCGGTGTCCAGCTGGTGCTTGACCGAGTGGTTTGTCCATGCCCCCAAGGCGATCGAGGCGATGGCAGCGTCCTGCTCCTGCGTGCAAAGCTCCAAAAGCCCACCTGCCAACGCCATGATGCTCTCCTGCAGATGCGCAGGATTGGGAGCCAACAGCAGGATGCGTTGGAGGTTGGCCAGCATTTCGGTGAGGGAGTCGAAGGCGGGAAGCGATGCGTTTCGCTTGTAGAGGCGCTTCATGCCGGCCTCGTCGGATTCCAGCGAATACCGACTGGCACCGCGGCGAACCAACTCGTCCACCATCGCGGTGTTGGCGACGATCTGACCTCGGCGCAGGAGCAAGCGGCCCGATGAGTCGAACAGATCGAAATCCAACGGCGTGCCCAACGTCAGATCCAATGTCCCAATCCGTCGCATGGTGGTCACGGCAAATCGCCTCCGGATTTCAATTTCTGTCCAGAGAATCCGGACAGAAATCTTCCGTAAGTGATTCTATCATCCTCGATTGCGGCTTGTCCAGCGGAGAGGGCCGGAACATGAGGCTTGGGACGCGAACGGACTCAGTGCCCTCCGACGGCTTCCTTCTGCTGGGCAAGCGCTTCGGATTCGGGGCCGTAGAGCGTCACGCGATTGCGACCGCTCTTCTTGGAGAAGTACATGGCCTTGTCGGCGCCATCGATGAAGTCCTGTTTGACCGAAGCCATCTCCGGAAACAGACACACGCCGATGGAAATGGTGACCTTGAGCATCCGGCCTTCGTGGGGAATGGCCATGTTCTCCACCGCCGCGCGGACACGTTCCGCGCTTTGCATGGCGCCCGCCACCTCGGCCTGGGGCATCAGCACCACGAATTCCTCGCCGCCATAGCGTGCCAGCATGTCGCTGGAGCGGATGGCGGTTCCCACGCAACGAGCGACCTCCTTGAGCACCAAGTCGCCGATGGCGTGGCCATAGGTGTCGTTGAACACCTTGAAGTGATCGATATCGAACAACATGAGCCCGATCCGCTGGCCATACCGGGAAGCGACCTCGAGTTGTTGGTTGAGCAAGGTCTGGAAATGTCGATGGTTGGGGACTTGGGTAAGGCCGTCGATCGTGGCCAGCCGTTCCATCTCCTGGTACATGCGAGCGCGCGTCAAAGCTCCCGCGGCGATGGAGGCGATGGCCGCCAGAAGCTTGGTGTCGAGCTCCTGGTAGGAGCCAGGTGCCGTGGATTCCAGCGTCAGCACCCCGAAGCATTGGCGGTCGTCGTTGAGAAAGGGCGCACCCATGATCTCCTGGCCTCGCCAGCCAACTTCGGCATCCATCCGCGATTCGAACACCGCTCGGGCTCCGTCTTGCCAATCCCGCGACAACACTTCTCGTCCCGTGCGGAACACCGCCCCACAAACGGAGGCGGGATCGGAGGGGTCGAAATAGGAGCCAAGCTGGGGAAGTGGCACGATCCCCGTGGACAATTGGATCTGGGCCAACTGCTTGGCGGGGTTCCACAAACTGACCGTCAATCGTTCCAACGGAAACAGCGTCCGCAAGGAGGATTCGAGCACGGCCAGAAGATCATCCGGCTTGAGATGGCGGGTCAGGCGCGACTGGATGTCGTAGAAGGTGTTGGTGATCGTAGCCTGGCGCTGGATGGCCGTGCGCGCCGATTGCACGGTGACCAGGGCCGAAGCGATGCTGGCGAAGCGCTTGAAATACAGATAATGTTCATCCGAAAAGGCCCGCCCGACCTTTTGGTCCACCACCAACAGCGCCTGGAGATCGCCCGTGTCCTCGTTTCGCACCGGCAAGGCCATCAGCGAAAGCACCCGTTCGCCTTCCGGGTAATACTCCGGAGATTCGCCGTAATTGGCCACATCGCCAGTCAACAATCCCGAGCGCAGGGAATTTCCCAGCAACCGGAATCCAGGAACGATGCGCGCGTCAGGCAGCACCATCCCTTTGCCGAACTTGGCGTCCAGCAACAATTCGCCACTGACCGGATCCACCAGGAACCCCAAGGAGGAATACGACCGGAAGACCTTGTGCATGAGATGCACAACCGGCCCCAACAAGCGCGACATCTGCTGACGGGCCTGGTCGTCCTGTTCCGAGAGGATGGATCGCGACAGAACCTGCGAAGCGGAAGGGTCGATGTCGTCGCCGGAGGAGGACATGGCCGGTTCGTCCCAGGCCCCTTGGACCCTCTGGCGAGGAATGGCCGTGGAGGCGCGGGGATCTTGGGTTGCACTTGGCAAGCCCTGGCTTGGCAGGCTCTGCGGTCGATTGTGGATCCCCGACATGGAAGCCGAGGTCGAAGACATCGAGGCCGGGTTGTGGACCTGCGAAATTTGCAGGATCCCTGAAGAGGACGCCGACGGCACCGGAACTTCGGAAATGCTCAGGCCTCCTCGGCCGGCACCAGGCGACGCCTCCATCCGACCTCGTGGGGTGGAGGCTTGATGGAACGAGTAGTGGACAAACAAAAAGACCAACAACCAGATCGCCACCTGGGCAAAGTGGAGTTTGGAATCGATCATCGGGATCTGGATGGGTCCCCACAACGCCAGGTGACCCACCAAAAGTGGACTTGCCAACAAGACGATGGCGCCTGCCAAAATGTGGAATCGATCCTTCTTGGGGTCGGAAAGCGGGAGGAGCGGCACCAGCCAAGCACCGAGCGAAATCAAAAGCCAAGTCGACTCCGTGGGGACCAGCAGGAGTTGCGCAAGAAGAGCCCCGGCGGAAAACAGGAATCCGAACGCGCCTGCTTTTCGAAGTGAAGGACGCAAGAAGGTGGCCACGGCTGTACAGCCGACCAATAGGGCGCCGAACAGCAACAACCCGATGTTGGGAGTCAGACCAGGGATCTGGCGCCCGCCAACGAGCCAGCCGCTCGTGCCAACGATCCACAGGATAGCCGCAGCCGCCTGAAGGAAAACGCCCACCAGATTCCTCCGCTATGGGGTCAAATGTATGTTTACCGATCTCGTTTATACCATTGTGCTGTCCCTGTACGCCACCGGGAAGTGAGGAGAGGAACATTGGGTCGAGCAAGCTTGATTTCCTGGTGGCAGCGAACCCGGTATCTGCGGCAGGTCACCAAGGCGATTGATTCCACCGTGAGCCAGCCCTCCAAGCCCAGACCCTTGCTCACAGGGCCCGGGGTGGTGCTGGTGCCCTTCGACCCCGTCCATGCCGCATTGGCCAATCCGTTCATCCAGGACCTTTGCAAAACATTGGAGGGTCCGGTACGCCTGGCCGGCCCCGTGGCAAGCTTGCGCTGGTCGCCAGAGACCAGCCTTCCTCCGCTGGAAATCCCCATGGGGCTCTCGCCGAAAGGGTTCCGCGAATGGCTCGAGTACCATCGCGCCCACCGAACCGACTGGTGCTTGCTGGTTTCGCGCGAGCCCGTTCCACTGGAAGAAGCCTGTTTGGCCTGGTTTGGATCCGGAGCGCGGATTTCGTCGCTGGGAGCCTGTCAGTCCGATGCTGCCAATGTCAAATTGCAGACCGAGCCGGAACCTTCGCTGGACCAGCACCTTCGTCGCACCTTGCGCACCGTGGTCTCGAATTTTCCCCAACGGAATCCTCAGCAGCCCGCCAAATCCGGCCCTCAGGTTCTGGAAATCCCCCCCTCGCTTCCGGACAAAGGCTCGCGAACTCGCGCATTTGCCGACCACATCACCCGGTTGGCCACCATCCAGCCCCTTTTGCTGGCCCATTCCGAAACCCTACCCGCGATCATCGCCGACACCGTCCGCAGTTTGGGACCGAGGATCGCTCTGGTGCATCTGAATTCCGCACGGGATGTACAGGAATTGGCCAAACGAACCCGGCTGTTTGTCGGCACGCGCACTCCGGCTACCGCTCTGGCAACGCTCGCAGGCTGCCAGGTTCGTCTTCTCGGGGCCCCGGAGGACACGAAAGATTACCCTCCGGAAGGGGTCATTGCGGTTTCTCAAAAAATCCTTAGGCAAGAATTGGACGAATCGGTGTAGATTTGGCCCTCCACGGGATGTAGCTCAACTGGTAGAGTACCTGCTTTGGGAGCAGGTGGTTGCACGTTCAAATCGTGTCATCCCGACTCCGTTGCGAGGAGAGCAAAGAACTCTCCTCGCAACGGCCCTTCACCCCCCCCTTAGGAGATCCTATGGCTGCCAAGGAAGAATCGGTCATCCTCAAATACCTGAAGAAGAACCCTGGATCCGAGGCGCTGGACGTTTCGTTCGGTACCGATATCGACGAATCCGTGGTGAAGGAAACTCTTCAGCAGCTTTTGGGCAAGCAGCAGGTCTCCCAGTCGGTCAGCGACTCCGGCATCTCCACCTGGAACATCGCCACTCCTCCTCCGCCGGCCCCCAAGCCCGTGGCTCCCAAGCCTGTCGCCACCCCCAAGCCGGCGCGTGAAGACGCTCCTGTCGAGGATGTCGTCGTTTCCGACAGCGACTTGGCACCCTCCTCGAATGGTGGCGGTACCGGCAAGGGCTTCGTGATCCTCATCGCCCTGCTGTTCGCTGCCATCAGCGCCGGTGCAACCTTCTACTTGCTCCAGAGCACCATCAAAACAGCAGAGACCAAGCTGATCACGGACAACAAGCGGGTCCTCGACAGCCTCAGCACGGTCATCCAAGCCACCAACGTCAAGATCTCGGGCCTCCAGGTCGAGCTCAATGCTCTGAAGCCGCCTGCCGAAGAAAAGGTCGAAGACAAGGCAAAGGGCAAGCCCGCCGCCAAGGTCGCTCCCAAGAAGACCAAGAAGGGCAAGTAAGCGAGACTCGCCGATCTTTCCGGTCGACGCACTTTCCGAGCGCCTCGTCGCGACATACCGCGACGGGGCGCATCTTGTTTTGAAGGCACCCACCGGCTCTGGAAAGAGCACCCGGGTTCCTCGCCATTTATTGGACGCAGGGATTCGCGGCAAGATTTGGGTGGTGCAACCCCGCCGACTCGCCGCGCGCAGTGTTGCTGCATGGGTCTCGAAGCAGTTGGGTGAAGAGCTGGGCGGCCGCGTCGGATACCACGTGCGGTTTGATCGATCCTCCAGCGCCAAAACGGAAATTCTGTTCCTGACCCCCGGTGTCGCGCTGCGCATCGCCGCATCATCACAAGGATTCTCCGGGATTTCCGCGATCCTGCTGGATGAATTCCACGAACGTTCCGCCGAAACCGATGCACTGGCCGCATTGGCCCTGAACTCGGGTGCGGGTGGCCCGGCGGTGTGGCTGTTGTCGGCGACTGTGGATCCTGACGAATTGCGTCGGTGGTTGTCCCGTGGGTCGAGGCCGGTCCAGGTTCTGGAAAGTCAGGGCCGGTTGTTTCCGGTCCAGATCGAGCACCGGCCGGCCCCAGGAAAATTGTCCATCCCCGAAGCGATGGCCGGCGCCGTTCGCGATCGCTTGCGCCAAGGCGCGGATGGCGACTTGCTCTGCTTCGTGCCAGGGGTTGGCGAAATCCGCAAGACCATCGAGCTGTTGTCGCGGACTCCACTCCCCACGCCGGAGCGTGTGCGATTGTTTCCGTTGCATGGCGAATTGGAACCCTCCGAGCAAGATGCCGCCCTCTCCCCCGCATCGGCGGGTTGCGTCCATGTCGTGGTCGCGACCAACGTGGCCGAAACCTCGCTCACCTTGCCGGGAGTCCGGCACGTGCTGGATTCCGGCTACGTCCGTTCCGCCCGATTCGACCCTCGGCGCGGCCTGGACACCCTTTACACGGTACGTGCGAGTCGCCGAAGCGCCGACCAACGAGCGGGTCGCGCGGGTCGCGTGGCACCCGGCACCTGCTGGCGATTGTGGTCGGAATCTGACCTCCCACCGGAAGATGAGCCTCCCGAAATCCTTCGCGTCGACTTGGCCGGACTCTGGCTCTCGCTTGCCGCGAGCGGATTGGATCCACAACGCCTCCCCTGGCCGACCCCTCCCACACCGGAACGGATAGAATCCGCCCTGGCCTTGTTGCACACCCTCGGCGCGCTGACAAAAAACGGCCAAGTGACCGACAGCGGCCGCCAGATGGCCCGCATGCCGGTGTCCCCGCGGACCGCCAGAGTCCTGCTGGAAGCCCAACGCCTCGGCGGGACGGATCAGGCCTTGCGCTGGGCGGCTGCCTGGGAATCGCAAGGGCGTGGCGAGGAGGATCGACTCCGCCGGAGTCTGGAGGAATTCGTCCGTGGGGCTCCCCGATCCGAGGTGCCGCTCGGCAGGCTCCTGCTGCCGGCCTTCTCCGACCGCTTGGCCACATCGGCTTCGGCCGACCGATGGAAACTGGCCGATGGCAGGGTCTGCGAAGGTAATGTCGGTGGTGGTGCCAATCTTTGTCTGGCGCTGGAGGTTCAGGAAACCGCCAACGCCCAACGCGGGACCACCCTGTGGCTGCGAGAGGCGCAGCCGGTGGAGGTTCCCTGGGTGGAAAACGCCTTCCCGGGCAGGATCCGCAGCGCGGTGGAGGTGGACTGGGACGCCAAAAATCGTCGTGTCCAGGCGCGCGAGGTCGTGCGACTGGAAGATCAACCCCTTTGGTCGCGACCGGTGGACGACAACCGGATTCCTCGACTCCAAGCAGAGCAGATGCTCGCCGCGAAGATCGCCACCGGCGACATTCGTTGGCGCTGGGGCGAAGAGGAAGATCTCTGGGTGATGCGCACACGACTGGTGGCCAAGGCTTTCGGTGAGCGGGAACTTTGCACCTTCCAAGAGGATGATTTGGAACTCGCCCGCGCCGGGATCGTGGAAGGATGCCTGGCGGCACCCGGCGTGGAAAACCGCGAAGTGCTCCCCTACCTCAAGGAAGTCCAAGGGCACGAACAAGTCCAGTTCGTGGAAAAGATGGCCCCCCTTTCGATCGGATTGGCCTCCGGGCGACGCGCCCGGATCGCCTACCAGGCCGATGGAACAGCCCTCGTGGCCGCACGCATCGGCGACTTCGTGGGAGTGAAACAGGAATCCGTGCGGATCGCCCAGGGCCGGATCCCCATGCTGTTTGAAATCCTGGCTCCCAACCACCGTCCCGTCCAGCGCACGGCCGACCTGGACGGCTTTTGGCAGCGATCCTATCCGGAAATCAAAGCGGATCTCAAGCGCCGGTACCCCAAGCACCCCTGGCCTTGAATCCCCGGAGGGCGATTCTCGATCCGGGAATGTGAAAAATCTGTCGCAGGGTTCTGTCCGCCGGACAAGGCGTGTTATCTTCCTGGTGCAGGTTATCCTGTCCATCCCGCGCTGTCAGGTGTTTCGACTTGATCGCGTCTCAATGCCCCTCGCGTTCGAAACTTGGACCGACGAAAGGACAATCCACATGAAAAGCCACGGCAAATGCTGGCTGGTCGCCAATGGCGATGACGGCAACAGATACTGGTGCTACTGCGATGCTTACGACGATGAGAAGGAAAAGAACTTCAAGCGTCAAGTCTACTCCCGTTCAGGCTACGACTGCCGCAAGGTCCATCGCGAAAGCCATGAACCCGATCGGGGCTTCGAACTGTTCGTTTGATCGCCAGTGCGATCACCGCGAGGTGATCGCCTTCCCGGAGGCTTGGATCCTCCCGCCACGCGCGTTCCAGAAGACGACCTTGCTGGAGCGCGTCGCCCATCTTCCTTGGGAACCGGGCTCCACGGCGACTTCCCCGAGCAGATTCCCGGACGCGTCGCAGAAGCGCACGCTGACAGATTCTGTCGAATTGTTTTCGGCGACCAGCACGCCTGGCTCCGTGCGCATGCGCAATCCGGCTTGTCCGGCTGCCGGCGCGACCGAAGCGGCCTTCGTGACCGTCGGCTTGAGGTTGGAATAGGCGTAGCGCGTTCCGTCCACGTCGTACGCTTCCATGGTCCGCTCCTCGAGTTCGTCTCCGAAATACGTGAACGTCGTCTTCTCCGACAGGTACGATCCCCCATCCTCCAGCACGGTGTACCCGCGAATGGACTCGATCCGGTCGTTGGCGTACACGAAATCTTCGCGAGAAACCTGCTGGTTTGCCACCCACTCGGAAGCTTGGACCAGGCGAGTTCCTTTCCAGGAAAGCCGCAGACGATGCTCCTCGATCCACGCTCCTGGATGCGAGGTATCGGGCACTTGGTAGGCTCCCTCCAGGCAATGGCCGGATGAATCCACCGTCCAAACCCATCTTCCGTCCTGGCGCACCTCGTCGGCGCAGCCCGGATGGCGC
This DNA window, taken from Fibrobacterota bacterium, encodes the following:
- a CDS encoding ATP-dependent RNA helicase — translated: MQPRRLAARSVAAWVSKQLGEELGGRVGYHVRFDRSSSAKTEILFLTPGVALRIAASSQGFSGISAILLDEFHERSAETDALAALALNSGAGGPAVWLLSATVDPDELRRWLSRGSRPVQVLESQGRLFPVQIEHRPAPGKLSIPEAMAGAVRDRLRQGADGDLLCFVPGVGEIRKTIELLSRTPLPTPERVRLFPLHGELEPSEQDAALSPASAGCVHVVVATNVAETSLTLPGVRHVLDSGYVRSARFDPRRGLDTLYTVRASRRSADQRAGRAGRVAPGTCWRLWSESDLPPEDEPPEILRVDLAGLWLSLAASGLDPQRLPWPTPPTPERIESALALLHTLGALTKNGQVTDSGRQMARMPVSPRTARVLLEAQRLGGTDQALRWAAAWESQGRGEEDRLRRSLEEFVRGAPRSEVPLGRLLLPAFSDRLATSASADRWKLADGRVCEGNVGGGANLCLALEVQETANAQRGTTLWLREAQPVEVPWVENAFPGRIRSAVEVDWDAKNRRVQAREVVRLEDQPLWSRPVDDNRIPRLQAEQMLAAKIATGDIRWRWGEEEDLWVMRTRLVAKAFGERELCTFQEDDLELARAGIVEGCLAAPGVENREVLPYLKEVQGHEQVQFVEKMAPLSIGLASGRRARIAYQADGTALVAARIGDFVGVKQESVRIAQGRIPMLFEILAPNHRPVQRTADLDGFWQRSYPEIKADLKRRYPKHPWP